The Halictus rubicundus isolate RS-2024b chromosome 3, iyHalRubi1_principal, whole genome shotgun sequence genome includes a region encoding these proteins:
- the LOC143352562 gene encoding uncharacterized protein LOC143352562, with translation MESAIVHLEQSVKQADGKLDMIAWQIDTFEKQFENTDSEISVLRLLRSVHQVTKDYENLHREILEVQQLQKQLSDSLKTQLSQVVGHFNLLRNKIVEQHKNPQLK, from the exons ATGGAATCCGCTATTGTGCATTTGGAACAAAGT gTTAAACAAGCCGATGGAAAATTGGATATGATCGCATGGCAAATTGACACTTTTGAGAAGCAGTTTGAAAACACGGATAGTGAG ATCTCTGTGCTTCGTCTATTAAGGTCTGTTCATCAAGTTACGAAAGATTATGAGAATCTTCATCGAGAAATATTGGAGGTGCAACAATTACAAAAACAACTTTCAGATTCACTTAAAACACAGTTGTCTCAAGTTGTTGGACATTTTAATTTGCTACGTAACAAGATTGTGGAGCaacacaaaaatccgcagctaAAATAA